Proteins co-encoded in one Fusobacterium russii ATCC 25533 genomic window:
- a CDS encoding transposase, producing NYPKFEGFIKTALKTFKKYFEYIENSLSFSYSNGRIEGVIRKIKVLKNTAYGYRSFLNFKKRILICANL from the coding sequence AACTATCCTAAGTTTGAAGGATTTATTAAAACAGCTCTTAAAACATTTAAGAAATATTTTGAATATATTGAAAATTCTCTTTCTTTTTCATATTCAAATGGAAGGATTGAAGGAGTAATAAGGAAAATAAAAGTATTAAAAAATACTGCATATGGCTATAGAAGTTTTCTAAATTTTAAAAAAAGAAT